In Falco cherrug isolate bFalChe1 chromosome 5, bFalChe1.pri, whole genome shotgun sequence, one DNA window encodes the following:
- the RAD51AP1 gene encoding RAD51-associated protein 1 isoform X3, with amino-acid sequence MCWAAPGAEGAGQPCRHRRAYPPPAGGGCGRRRGWRGRNKKIVDYSQFGDLEDDDEDFACIAAPSSKKSRTQLKEPKKEKKEKQKKPHKELVPSQKQTPGKRISLDDKLYQRDLEVALALSVKEKSANILEVQNSEEQGKNTESENVHRRPLFSNCSVDSELLGLNQVMVDDIPRGDGRQTTAAAKIPAQQKLPTIDSDDGEHAADSEPESVVSVESEEDSDYSGGDDEDFALEKKKAKGNKKKAREKMLAAREKKTPKSKINTTVSPVVSPSHVTEQKSEPTQKVVCSLSEPIGRPLHTSSPVTDKKPRWIPPAASGSSNNSMKYVSVKSPAQCLRLGLSRLARVKPLHPSAASS; translated from the exons ATGTGCTGGGCCGCGCCCGGGGCGGAGGGGGCGGGGCAGCCGTGTCGTCACCGGCGCGCGTACCCCCCCCCCGCGGGCGGCgggtgcgggcggcggcggggatgGCGCGGCCG gaacaaaaaaattgttgatTATTCTCAGTTTGGGGATTTGGAAGATGACG ATGAAGACTTTGCCTGTATAGCTGCACCTTCAAGCaaaaaatccagaacacagctcAAGGAaccaaagaaagagaaaaaagagaagcaaaaaaagccacacaaagaATTGGTTCCATCACAAAAGCAGACACCTGgtaaaag gatatCCTTGGATGACAAACTTTATCAAAGGGATTTGGAAGTTGCCTTAGCCTTATctgtcaaagaaaaatctgcaaataTCCTGGAGGTGCAAAATTCAGAAGAACAAG GTAAGAATACTGAATCAGAAAATGTACACAGGAGACCCCTTTTTTCCAACTGCAGTGTAGACAGTGAACTTTTAG GTCTCAATCAGGTTATGGTTGATGACATACCTAGGGGTGATGGTAGGCAGACGACAGCAGCAGCTAAAattccagcacagcagaagttACCGACCATTGATAGTGATGACGGAGAGCATGCTGCTGATTCTGAGCCAGAGTCTGTAGTCA gTGTGGAGTCAGAAGAAGATTCAGATTATAGTGGAGGTGATGATGAAGACTTTgctctggaaaagaagaaagccaaagggaataaaaagaaagcaagagagaagatGCTAGctgcaagagagaagaaaactcCCAAATCGAAGATTAATACTACAG TATCACCTGTAGTTTCTCCTTCACACGTAACGGAACAAAAATCTGAGCCGACGCAAAAGGTGGTGTGCAGTTTGTCAGAACCAATTGGGAGGCCTCTACATACATCAAGTCCTGTAACAGACAAGAAGCCTAGATGGATACCTCCAG ctgcatCAGGAAGCAGTAATAACTCTATGAAATACGTCTCTGTTAAGTCACCTGCTCAGTGTCTTAGACTTGGCCTCTCCAGACTAGCAAGAGTCAAACCATTGCatcccagtgctgccagcagttAA
- the RAD51AP1 gene encoding RAD51-associated protein 1 isoform X1, giving the protein MCWAAPGAEGAGQPCRHRRAYPPPAGGGCGRRRGWRGRNKKIVDYSQFGDLEDDDEDFACIAAPSSKKSRTQLKEPKKEKKEKQKKPHKELVPSQKQTPGKRISLDDKLYQRDLEVALALSVKEKSANILEVQNSEEQGKNTESENVHRRPLFSNCSVDSELLGLNQVMVDDIPRGDGRQTTAAAKIPAQQKLPTIDSDDGEHAADSEPESVVSVESEEDSDYSGGDDEDFALEKKKAKGNKKKAREKMLAAREKKTPKSKINTTVSPVVSPSHVTEQKSEPTQKVVCSLSEPIGRPLHTSSPVTDKKPRWIPPDFSQAFFSHVELCCVILCGALGNAQYTGNSFYVLVQRCCSVLLVN; this is encoded by the exons ATGTGCTGGGCCGCGCCCGGGGCGGAGGGGGCGGGGCAGCCGTGTCGTCACCGGCGCGCGTACCCCCCCCCCGCGGGCGGCgggtgcgggcggcggcggggatgGCGCGGCCG gaacaaaaaaattgttgatTATTCTCAGTTTGGGGATTTGGAAGATGACG ATGAAGACTTTGCCTGTATAGCTGCACCTTCAAGCaaaaaatccagaacacagctcAAGGAaccaaagaaagagaaaaaagagaagcaaaaaaagccacacaaagaATTGGTTCCATCACAAAAGCAGACACCTGgtaaaag gatatCCTTGGATGACAAACTTTATCAAAGGGATTTGGAAGTTGCCTTAGCCTTATctgtcaaagaaaaatctgcaaataTCCTGGAGGTGCAAAATTCAGAAGAACAAG GTAAGAATACTGAATCAGAAAATGTACACAGGAGACCCCTTTTTTCCAACTGCAGTGTAGACAGTGAACTTTTAG GTCTCAATCAGGTTATGGTTGATGACATACCTAGGGGTGATGGTAGGCAGACGACAGCAGCAGCTAAAattccagcacagcagaagttACCGACCATTGATAGTGATGACGGAGAGCATGCTGCTGATTCTGAGCCAGAGTCTGTAGTCA gTGTGGAGTCAGAAGAAGATTCAGATTATAGTGGAGGTGATGATGAAGACTTTgctctggaaaagaagaaagccaaagggaataaaaagaaagcaagagagaagatGCTAGctgcaagagagaagaaaactcCCAAATCGAAGATTAATACTACAG TATCACCTGTAGTTTCTCCTTCACACGTAACGGAACAAAAATCTGAGCCGACGCAAAAGGTGGTGTGCAGTTTGTCAGAACCAATTGGGAGGCCTCTACATACATCAAGTCCTGTAACAGACAAGAAGCCTAGATGGATACCTCCAG ATTTCTCTCAAGCCTTCTTTTCCCACGTGGAATTGTGTTGTGTGATTCTCTGTGGAGCACTTGGAAATGCACAGTACACTGGGAACAGTTTTTATGTGCTTGTCCAGCGTTGCTGCAGTGTGTTGCTGGTTAATTAA
- the RAD51AP1 gene encoding RAD51-associated protein 1 isoform X4 translates to MARPVRRNKKIVDYSQFGDLEDDDEDFACIAAPSSKKSRTQLKEPKKEKKEKQKKPHKELVPSQKQTPGKRISLDDKLYQRDLEVALALSVKEKSANILEVQNSEEQGKNTESENVHRRPLFSNCSVDSELLGLNQVMVDDIPRGDGRQTTAAAKIPAQQKLPTIDSDDGEHAADSEPESVVSVESEEDSDYSGGDDEDFALEKKKAKGNKKKAREKMLAAREKKTPKSKINTTVSPVVSPSHVTEQKSEPTQKVVCSLSEPIGRPLHTSSPVTDKKPRWIPPDFSQAFFSHVELCCVILCGALGNAQYTGNSFYVLVQRCCSVLLVN, encoded by the exons atgGCGCGGCCGGTGAGGAG gaacaaaaaaattgttgatTATTCTCAGTTTGGGGATTTGGAAGATGACG ATGAAGACTTTGCCTGTATAGCTGCACCTTCAAGCaaaaaatccagaacacagctcAAGGAaccaaagaaagagaaaaaagagaagcaaaaaaagccacacaaagaATTGGTTCCATCACAAAAGCAGACACCTGgtaaaag gatatCCTTGGATGACAAACTTTATCAAAGGGATTTGGAAGTTGCCTTAGCCTTATctgtcaaagaaaaatctgcaaataTCCTGGAGGTGCAAAATTCAGAAGAACAAG GTAAGAATACTGAATCAGAAAATGTACACAGGAGACCCCTTTTTTCCAACTGCAGTGTAGACAGTGAACTTTTAG GTCTCAATCAGGTTATGGTTGATGACATACCTAGGGGTGATGGTAGGCAGACGACAGCAGCAGCTAAAattccagcacagcagaagttACCGACCATTGATAGTGATGACGGAGAGCATGCTGCTGATTCTGAGCCAGAGTCTGTAGTCA gTGTGGAGTCAGAAGAAGATTCAGATTATAGTGGAGGTGATGATGAAGACTTTgctctggaaaagaagaaagccaaagggaataaaaagaaagcaagagagaagatGCTAGctgcaagagagaagaaaactcCCAAATCGAAGATTAATACTACAG TATCACCTGTAGTTTCTCCTTCACACGTAACGGAACAAAAATCTGAGCCGACGCAAAAGGTGGTGTGCAGTTTGTCAGAACCAATTGGGAGGCCTCTACATACATCAAGTCCTGTAACAGACAAGAAGCCTAGATGGATACCTCCAG ATTTCTCTCAAGCCTTCTTTTCCCACGTGGAATTGTGTTGTGTGATTCTCTGTGGAGCACTTGGAAATGCACAGTACACTGGGAACAGTTTTTATGTGCTTGTCCAGCGTTGCTGCAGTGTGTTGCTGGTTAATTAA
- the RAD51AP1 gene encoding RAD51-associated protein 1 isoform X5 — translation MARPVRRNKKIVDYSQFGDLEDDDEDFACIAAPSSKKSRTQLKEPKKEKKEKQKKPHKELVPSQKQTPGKRISLDDKLYQRDLEVALALSVKEKSANILEVQNSEEQGKNTESENVHRRPLFSNCSVDSELLGLNQVMVDDIPRGDGRQTTAAAKIPAQQKLPTIDSDDGEHAADSEPESVVSVESEEDSDYSGGDDEDFALEKKKAKGNKKKAREKMLAAREKKTPKSKINTTVSPVVSPSHVTEQKSEPTQKVVCSLSEPIGRPLHTSSPVTDKKPRWIPPAASGSSNNSMKYVSVKSPAQCLRLGLSRLARVKPLHPSAASS, via the exons atgGCGCGGCCGGTGAGGAG gaacaaaaaaattgttgatTATTCTCAGTTTGGGGATTTGGAAGATGACG ATGAAGACTTTGCCTGTATAGCTGCACCTTCAAGCaaaaaatccagaacacagctcAAGGAaccaaagaaagagaaaaaagagaagcaaaaaaagccacacaaagaATTGGTTCCATCACAAAAGCAGACACCTGgtaaaag gatatCCTTGGATGACAAACTTTATCAAAGGGATTTGGAAGTTGCCTTAGCCTTATctgtcaaagaaaaatctgcaaataTCCTGGAGGTGCAAAATTCAGAAGAACAAG GTAAGAATACTGAATCAGAAAATGTACACAGGAGACCCCTTTTTTCCAACTGCAGTGTAGACAGTGAACTTTTAG GTCTCAATCAGGTTATGGTTGATGACATACCTAGGGGTGATGGTAGGCAGACGACAGCAGCAGCTAAAattccagcacagcagaagttACCGACCATTGATAGTGATGACGGAGAGCATGCTGCTGATTCTGAGCCAGAGTCTGTAGTCA gTGTGGAGTCAGAAGAAGATTCAGATTATAGTGGAGGTGATGATGAAGACTTTgctctggaaaagaagaaagccaaagggaataaaaagaaagcaagagagaagatGCTAGctgcaagagagaagaaaactcCCAAATCGAAGATTAATACTACAG TATCACCTGTAGTTTCTCCTTCACACGTAACGGAACAAAAATCTGAGCCGACGCAAAAGGTGGTGTGCAGTTTGTCAGAACCAATTGGGAGGCCTCTACATACATCAAGTCCTGTAACAGACAAGAAGCCTAGATGGATACCTCCAG ctgcatCAGGAAGCAGTAATAACTCTATGAAATACGTCTCTGTTAAGTCACCTGCTCAGTGTCTTAGACTTGGCCTCTCCAGACTAGCAAGAGTCAAACCATTGCatcccagtgctgccagcagttAA
- the RAD51AP1 gene encoding RAD51-associated protein 1 isoform X2, giving the protein MCWAAPGAEGAGQPCRHRRAYPPPAGGGCGRRRGWRGRNKKIVDYSQFGDLEDDDEDFACIAAPSSKKSRTQLKEPKKEKKEKQKKPHKELVPSQKQTPGKRISLDDKLYQRDLEVALALSVKEKSANILEVQNSEEQGKNTESENVHRRPLFSNCSVDSELLGLNQVMVDDIPRGDGRQTTAAAKIPAQQKLPTIDSDDGEHAADSEPESVVSVESEEDSDYSGGDDEDFALEKKKAKGNKKKAREKMLAAREKKTPKSKINTTVSPVVSPSHVTEQKSEPTQKVVCSLSEPIGRPLHTSSPVTDKKPRWIPPGTSASGSSNNSMKYVSVKSPAQCLRLGLSRLARVKPLHPSAASS; this is encoded by the exons ATGTGCTGGGCCGCGCCCGGGGCGGAGGGGGCGGGGCAGCCGTGTCGTCACCGGCGCGCGTACCCCCCCCCCGCGGGCGGCgggtgcgggcggcggcggggatgGCGCGGCCG gaacaaaaaaattgttgatTATTCTCAGTTTGGGGATTTGGAAGATGACG ATGAAGACTTTGCCTGTATAGCTGCACCTTCAAGCaaaaaatccagaacacagctcAAGGAaccaaagaaagagaaaaaagagaagcaaaaaaagccacacaaagaATTGGTTCCATCACAAAAGCAGACACCTGgtaaaag gatatCCTTGGATGACAAACTTTATCAAAGGGATTTGGAAGTTGCCTTAGCCTTATctgtcaaagaaaaatctgcaaataTCCTGGAGGTGCAAAATTCAGAAGAACAAG GTAAGAATACTGAATCAGAAAATGTACACAGGAGACCCCTTTTTTCCAACTGCAGTGTAGACAGTGAACTTTTAG GTCTCAATCAGGTTATGGTTGATGACATACCTAGGGGTGATGGTAGGCAGACGACAGCAGCAGCTAAAattccagcacagcagaagttACCGACCATTGATAGTGATGACGGAGAGCATGCTGCTGATTCTGAGCCAGAGTCTGTAGTCA gTGTGGAGTCAGAAGAAGATTCAGATTATAGTGGAGGTGATGATGAAGACTTTgctctggaaaagaagaaagccaaagggaataaaaagaaagcaagagagaagatGCTAGctgcaagagagaagaaaactcCCAAATCGAAGATTAATACTACAG TATCACCTGTAGTTTCTCCTTCACACGTAACGGAACAAAAATCTGAGCCGACGCAAAAGGTGGTGTGCAGTTTGTCAGAACCAATTGGGAGGCCTCTACATACATCAAGTCCTGTAACAGACAAGAAGCCTAGATGGATACCTCCAGGTACCT ctgcatCAGGAAGCAGTAATAACTCTATGAAATACGTCTCTGTTAAGTCACCTGCTCAGTGTCTTAGACTTGGCCTCTCCAGACTAGCAAGAGTCAAACCATTGCatcccagtgctgccagcagttAA